The following DNA comes from Quercus robur chromosome 1, dhQueRobu3.1, whole genome shotgun sequence.
aaaatttaaatactacTTAATCAACCCCCTTTCTATGCCATCGTGACTTTCACAAAgtaattgagtttaaaaaaaatgaatttgaggtGGTGAACTAaacaatttatattatttatatttaatttattcaaataaaaaaatagagagaaaatataaaggaaaaaaaaagtgtatgatGTGGTGGATGAGATAGCAAAATAGGAGgcctaaaaaattaattataaggCTTTTGTTATTAGATATATCATAGATATAATTTGCCCAAACTCATAAACTTAAACTTTTTGGTTGAATGGCATccatatatgttatattaagaCCTCAAATAGAATCTCCTAAGATATTATctctcaaacttttttttatgaataacaTTTCATTCAAAACTAGAAAGATAGAAAGTGCAGTTTTTCATAAACAATGAACACAAACATAAATAAGTAATAGAAgaaatattcttttttgaacaaagtttagctacgAACTTGGTTGTAGCTAATGACTAtaacttgtattaaaaaaattaatatgattacatattttgaaaatgcaaccgttagattacatattctttatgtccttaacatgcatgtcaaatttcgtatctatcgaatattatttattattcgattcataaacttattttctatgcataattttagactataaaaatttgaaatttaaacatttgattgatgtcatatatagttattgatatttgattttttggaaattttgcaagcatgaagaatataagaaaaaaaatataatctaatgatgattttgtcaaaattcacatccaatgtTTTTGTCTGCAAAGTTTTTGTCTTATGCTacctatatatatttctcttaatCCAGACATGGTCAGTATGAGCAGTCGAGCAGGAAAAATGGTTGTTTAAATCCCTTCTTGAATTCATACACACAAAGGACGGAATGATATCTCTACTATTCCTTAGCacaccattttagaaaagtgtATAGGACCTAGGAATCGCttgaaatgaacaaaagaaaattctagaaattaaaattttccatgtGAAAGATACTTGTGCGTACAAGATCTTGGGCAGGTTGCTTTTTCTTGCTATAGGCACCTGTGAGCAACTATTTGTTACTTCAATGGTTCAGATCAAACtcttatttcaatttgatctatTAGAAGCAGTCAAAACATATACTTCACAAGAAATTTATTTGGACAGTGGCATTTGGATATTAAGGATTTGATGctccttccaaaaaaaaaaaaaccagccaGTTGTGCCTTCATTGTGTTCAAAATCTCAAGGTAACACTGAAATAAGATATAGAAGACtactaaaattatacatactaTTCACGGACTTGTGTGAAGTGGGGTTTGTAGGATTTCTAATGCTGTTTCCTTTGTTATTGTCTTATGAAACAAGTTGCAATCTGAATTCATGGCCTTAATCGTAAGAACCTTAATAGTTCATGGAAATGTTGATCCTATTAATAATCTTTCTTTAGAATGCACTATGAGGAGAGTGTTCAGATCATTATCGGTACATTTATTACTGTTAACTGTTTATTATCTTGAAGATTGCAAgtatttgaatttcaattaacttAGCTATCTTAGTGTATAAGGTTTATTCTTGTTGAATTTTAAGGGgggaggaaaaaacaaaaaccaaaaattttgaaatcaaaattgaCGGTGATTAGATTGATAATTATGGTTTAATTAAATTTCAGTATTCAGactagatttgattttttttttttttttttttttttttttttttccttcggaTTCTTTTGAATGGTTGTTATTTGTGGATTAATGTACAACTGTACAAGTAGAGCCGATTGTTGAGCAAATTGATATGCTTGATGGTATCACTGGAAAACTTTGATTTGGATGCAACTAAGAGTTCTGTCAGGTATTGTTAGGTACTTGTTATCTTTCTTAGTGTTATGACATTCAAGACTATCATgagattcattaaatttttattagagcGATGCATGTATTGTTTGTTAAAAATGTTCTCAAGGGGATGAAAGCATGTTGCTCTGCCCAGCTGACATGAAATAAACGTTGCTTCTGCATTCACATATCTACAATTCTATATTAAGTTGTATTACTTTCTTCTTGATATTTAGTAGGTCAATAATTGATGAAGGCCTGTAGAGATATTTAAGATTACAAACATTGAAGGATGATCAATTGTATGATTTATTATTCCatcttaaatttttagtttattttttatttatttggacttgatataaaatttgacacAGTACCCTTTTTAGTTTACTAATTCTTAATTTAgttttcacacaaaaacaatttctatATGTATTAGTATAATCATGCTTACTTCTTTTTTATAGAGCTTGCCTGTAATTGTACATGGCTTTCTTATATATTCAAGAAGCTCACAATTTGGGATTTGTTTTAGACAAGTAAAACTATGAATATTAATTTGCTTCCACTTTACATGCAGAACTTTCTGTTTTGattaaaatgtcattttttttaaatttgtaatctGTATGCATTAACATGTCGTATTGAATATTTTCACTTTATTGTTGTTCAAGGAAAATCAACAAATCTGGAGGCTCTATGATGCATATTTCTCTCCACCATTGCTAAATTTTGTGTGTCAAGTAATGTGGTGTTGCTTTGTATTGAGAAGGAAGATGGGAGCTTTTCTCCTCTGACTTTTATTCCagtcaaatctctctctctctctctctctcttttattttttggttatattgtatttttatctTGATGATCAGGGTCTTCAACAAAaacttggccaaaaaaaaagccAATTAGAAATATATCCAGAAGTTTGGAGATGGTAAGCAACATGTAAAAGGTTTTGGAGAACTAGAGAAGCTCTGCTACAAAGTAGTTTTATAGACACTCCATAGTGGTGCTGgtaagtgaataaaaaaatttaacatatgcctacaagaaaaataaaataaaatccatgcTATTGTGTTGGGCAGGAAGCAAAGGTAACCACTGAATTTTAAAGGTGGTTGGAGATGAGAAGTTAAATGGAAATGTTACCTAGACGGCATGGCTTAACAATTCCTATTGAGTAAACTGTTTGTAAATGTATGTAATCATGCTTTATTGTTATAACTATAATCAACTATGCAATGGTCTAATGTTTTTGGTGTATGAGACAAGTTTTATATGATATATCAATGACATGTTCTCCATGACtatattttggttatttattcttttgcttATGTTGGTGTTTAAttctacttttgtttttttggtttctctcatgcttcttttatttgatcattgttgtttggttgcttggaaaaagatcaaaaaataaaattcttgtgTGTGTGGCTAACCATTACAAGTGACAGGACATATTAAAGAGTGGAGTATCATCCCTCATTCAGGGGAAAATGGCTATTTACCCTTAATGTTTGAACTATGTAGCCAAATAGCCTCTTTTTCAAACTATGTAGCAAAATAACCATGTTTTAGAACTCAATATTGCTAATGTCGAGTTTTGCCTAGAACTCGACGTTATCAATGTcgagttctatgcatattttaaGTGGAACTCTacacaaatttcaaaaaaatctaAGTGGCAAAATACGTATATAACTTGACATTGCTAATGTCCAGGCAAAACTCGACATCAACAATATTTAGTTCCAAAATAATGGTATTTTACTACAAAGTTTGAAAGGTACTGTTTGGCTACATTCCAAAATTAAGGCTAAATAGCCATTTTTCCCCTCATTTCCCTAATTCCTATAAAATGTATGCTCATATATGGATTGGAGAATAATTACTAGTAGTGTATTTGGGATGATGCAAtacattttattaataaatgttaTTTAGGACTAGAAAATTTCCCTTTCTTACCTTTGATTCCCTGAGAGAGTGATTATTTTGACTTCGACAATTGAGAAATTGTTTCATCAAGTGCATATATATCATACATTCATGCAAAACTGTTCCGCACATTTTTGTAGGTTAGTGACTagttaatttaaaaatagatgATTTTTATATTCATGGATGATGCCTTCTTAAAGGATAGCAATCGCTGGCTATGGCCTTTTAGTAAGCTGAAATTTAATGAGACGCCTAATCTAGTTTCTGCAATTCCCTACGTAAATATTGATCTATAGAACTTTTTACATcggaatcaatcttattttagtACCGGTTAGAGGATAAGTAGGCTACTAACTAAATGAAGTTTCTATATTAAGCCAAACAAACTGTATACATCATATTCTTCAAAATTTacacttttctcttctctccacCCCCAAGCAATCAGTTGGCTTTCTATTTGCCACCAGTTGATTTGGTCCCAACCTTAATCCATGGTCTATATGACCCATAGCATGAAACAAACTTATTCAGCGACCATTTATGAGGATTGAATCAGTGCTAGACAAGGAAGAAGCAGAACCCTTGCCAGATGATGAAGGAAGCGGCAATAAGAAATCATGCTCTTCATTACCGTTAAGTGTACCAAAACAAGTACTTCCATCTGGTAATTCTGGTAGATTGGCATTGCCATCCAAAAATTGCATCACTTGCCTCATGTTAGGCCTAGCTGTTGGCACTGAGTGTGAGCAAAGCAGGCCTAATTTCAAAACCAATTCCATTTCCTCCCCCACATAATTACCTTCCAATCTAGGATCACTAGCATCAAGGATAGCTCCTCTTCTCCAGCACTCAAACACCCAATCAACCAAAATTATGTCTTCGGTTAGTCCTTGTTGCCCTACAGGCCGCCTTCCACATGCCACCTCAAGCATGAAAGCCCCAAAAGAAAACACATCAGTGCAAGTGGTTGCCCTTCTTGTTCTAATAATCTCTGGAGCCAAATAACCTACAGTTCCAACCACATGGGTGGTTTGGGGATTCGTACCATGGTCATATAATCTGGCAAGGCCAAAATCCCCTAGCCTTCCATTCCATTCAGCATCTAATAGAACATTACTTGCTTTTACATCTCTGTGTAGAACAACCTGTTCCCATTCTTCATGGAGGTAAAGAAGGCCAGATGCTACACCTTTGATGATTCGAAATCGTTGAAACCAGCTAAGGTTTGGTTTTTCATTGCTATATAAGAACTTGTCAAGGCTTCCGTTGGACATATAATCATAGACCAAGAGGAGTTCTCCTCTTCGCCGGCAATATCCCAGGAGCTGGACCAAGTTCCTGTGCCTCAGTCTTCCCATGCTAATAATCTCAGCTACAAATTCCTTCATCCCTTGTTTGGAATTATGGGAGACTCTCTTGACTGCAATTTGTACATTGGAAGAAGGAAGTATTCCTCTATAAACCTTTCCAAAACCTCCTGCTCCAAGAAGCTCGTTGTCTGAGAAACCCTTGGTTGCTTTGTAGAGATTCTTATAGATGAACCGGTGAGGACCATACTCCCTTTCCCAATCTTCACGTATTTCTTCATATTTCCTCCTTCTTATAATGTAAGCAGCTCCAGTGATTGTTATCAGCAAAAGCATCACTGCTATGAGAAAAACCATGATCATTAGTCTGGGTATCTCTTTTGCTTTCCTTTGTCGAGGAAGTGAAGGAAGCTTCGAAACATCAAGGCTTTGTGCTTGTCCACTTTTATTAAAGCTCCATCCTAGAACGTAGTGGTTACTTGGAATAAGTGTACCAGTTGCTGCAGAGAAACCAACATACATAGATTCCAAGAGATATTGAGACAGATCAATGGACTTTGACATGAGAGGCTGGTTTGGTTTTGGGATTCCGTTCGGGGCTAGTGTTACACTCAGTAACTTTTCTGCCTCATCATAGTCTATCCAAAGTTGCGTTGGATTCCCACTTGTGAGCTCCAAGcttatatttttcccttctttaTTGGAAAAATACATTGCAGAAGCTGAATCAGTTGAGTTCAGGCTATTCACATCGATTCCCACATGATTTCTATCAATATCTCCAAATTCTGGATTCAGAGCAGTGTCAAGCTCGATGGCCAAAATGTGGTTTGAAGTAAGGCCTTCATTTGAAGAATTGAAGAGTCCTAGATACTGATTTCCTGCAACGTTGGTGAAGTTACTTGATGGACTGATGGTGAAGGCCATACCGTGACCTCCAACATTTGGCACTTGTGGAACAATGGCGAATACAAAGTTTgtagaaaatgagagagatggACTTAAACCTGAGGAAGTTGTGTTGAATTTTAAAGGAAATTGGAAGAAAGCGTGACCAACTTGCGGGTATGAATTGTTTACGGTATTGGTTAGCAGCAGTAGGCCATTGCTGGTAATTTTAGCAGATCCATCAAGATGCAGCTTGGCTTGAAGGAAGCCATTGTAGATGAATTGGTTTTCATTTTGAGCAAAGGCCAGGGGAATATTGGAAACATAGAAAATTATCTGGAAATGAAGTGATACAAGGATTGTAGCCATTGGGAAAAGTTGAAAAAGGCCCATTTTTCTGAAGAGAGGGGTTTTGGCTTGATTAAGAGTCACTTGACTCAGAGATatatgtcttcttctttgcccaAGTTTAACAACAATATCTGTGTTATTATAGTTATGGGATAACAGAATAATTGACTCACAAAGAAAATGGTGTGTCTAGTCAAGTAGGAACTGTGATTGGAAAAGAAGCTCTAGTGTGAACTTAAGAAAAATGCAATCCTGGTCatccatgttttttttaaagtatgatGAAAAAATGTTTCTTGGTGCGTACACAAGGGAATCTTGTTAGTCCGCCTCCTTCTCTATTTCTATCAGCTAGTATGAATTCTATATATTGCGTCAATTGGACAATTAATGTTAGGTAGAAATCTCATCTATCAATCAGCAACAAACTTTGACCCAGCAGCTAGGAGCAATCATGTTAGCTGCCACTATTGACTCTAAGCATTGAATAAGTTTAGTGCAACATATTGTGGTACAACAATTGTCACAACTCACCCATGTGACGAGTTATGGTTGGTGGAGAGGTATCATCACCTTTTCACTAATTACAACTCGTCACATGGGTGAGTTGTGGTATTTGTTGTGCCACAATGTGTGGCACTAGACTTATTCCTAAGCAACATCTAACCTTCCGTATACTACAAACAAAATCTGTCTAATTCATTTAACCAAATGTCATTTTAGTAATATACCCTTCAAAACCCTAGGCGtataaacttattttctttcctagttGCATTCTCCCACGTCCCATTGCTGCCTCACACTCTCAAACCTCAATCTCACCTCACCTCACCtccctatttgtttgtttgtttttttttatagcccAGATCAACTtgattaatacaaaaaattgtattttttttttctctttcataaaatttgataaatgaGTTGATACAACTAACCCCTTTAATAAACGGATCGTTTTATGGTGGAggaattgtaatttatttagtaAATGTGTCATGTTCGTCCCTTATAATTGAATACTCATAAGTCGACATACCACAAACCCAACATGCAGGGACAGACATAAGATTTCAAGCTAGGGAGGGCCGGAGATaagcggaaaaaaaaaaaatcaaaaatcaaaaaaattcaaatacacaaaaatcattgtttcttaatatattaagatgcaatcatctaccaacaaaaacaaaagacacaaaacaatattattttttaatacacagaatactattgattttttacatttttttttttttttaatttacatgtGCTAGGTTGATGATTCATGATTTTGGAGGGAGCCTAAACTACAAAGTAAGGGGGGCTcaagtatagtttttttttttttaattttttttactgaaaattaaactattaaaaaaaaactttcgaGTCCACGAGGGACCCGAGTCCCCACTTGGATCCGACCCTGTCAACATGTGGACATGAATTGCCACCTTTACTAAGTTACTATATACTTTGCTATTTACATGCTTTTTGAAAATGGCCGGACTTATTTATATCCTGTATTGCTGTCATTTTCAAAACAGTGAAGTATTTCTCATTTTTATCATAATCATTGCTCTATTTTACATCTTAGTTGTTGTTGTCTGCACTCCCGATTTCTTGCAGTAAAGTAGAAATTTTAGTACTGTATTTGGATTTGGATGAcatgaatttggatttggatttgagggGGTCCAAATCTAAATCCTTTGTTTAGATAACTTAAAagaattggatttggatttggccCAAATACATCTTGGATTTCAGGGTCCAAATCCATGGATTTGAAATACCCTCAAAAACCCAGGAATTTAGAAATCTCTCACTCTCACGCACACTGTTTCTCTCTGGGCTCTCCGTGTCTCTCTTCCTAGCCGTAACTCACAAACTCTTCTTCCCCCTCTCTCTCGGCAAGGCAACTATAGGTTTGTTCTCTCAACTCTTATCTTCCTCTTTAACCTCTCTAATTCTCTCTTTCTACTAAATCTAAATTCAAAAGGGATGTGGGTTTTTCCGGtgggttttatttgatttatttgtgGGTTTGCTTGGGTTTAATTTgattgtttgtgggttttgtttgatttgtttgtgcatCTTGTTTCATGGTATTTTCAATGAtatgttttgggtttgtttttattttctatttttattttcatttgtgGGTTTGTAATGCAAATtatgtgtttgatgaaatgcttcAATATGAGTTGTGAAGTAATAAGTGAGAGAATATTCATTTGAACCAATGATATTGTGATGATGGAAAGTGAGGACTACTGTCATAGTGAATGCTTATACatcccataaatttttttcattccatttGTTGCTTTAGCTTCAAAACTTGTATCATCATTTGTCCATCACTTGTTAAATATTCCCTTTATAGCTATCGGTGCTTATTGCCAATTCTTTCGTACCTCATCAGTTTTATGTCTTCTTTCTCTATATACCACCAGATTATCATCATGTTACCAAGTTGCCTATGTTGCTGACTGTGTACATTGTACCTGCCTGTCAAAGACTTGATCATTAGTAATGTTTCCCTTGTAGAATACATTTTTTCCTTCATGCATGTACCACTTTGACTCCTGTGTAACCACAATATCCACAAGATTACTCAGCATAATATATATTCAGAGTAGAAACTTGAGCCTGGTCTTAAATATTGAGATTAATCAGATTTGACTTGGCTTGCCAAAAGTCCAGTCTTGATCTCAATTGCtctctttcaaatttgattttcctAAATAGGCTTATGGTATCCGTCAACATTGAATTCCTTTTCTAAGCTGCCTTCTGGGTTAGGAACATAATTTTGCTACCTTCTCATTTTATGCTGGTAATTAGAATTCAAAGGTAACCTTAAATATGAAGGTTGCACATGTACAATCTACTTGAAAGTATAAAATCTCTTTGAACCTTTGGAACAGAATTTTGCTACCTTCTCATTTGAGTTTTTTGTACTTGTTAAAATCTTTTCACAAATGCATTTCTAATAGTTCAAGAATGAGCTGGGTCTAATTTATTTAATAGCTTTGAGGTGTatttcttttgtctattttggACGTATTGATTGATGGTAATAGATTAAAGATTAATACTGACAATTGTAATTGGGGCTACCAGCCAACTTGTCTGTGTGACCAATGAACTCTAGCTAAAATCACACTTCCTTGTTATAGTCTTGTGGTGGAGTAGTGGATGATAGAGATGGATTATAAGATTACCATTTAGAGCAGAAAAGGTAATTAAAGAAGTTGATGAGGCTGAGTGCAGCTAACAACCAATAAAAAAGATCAAGCCTATCCTTGTTGAAGTCATTTTCACTAAGCCATCCACCACTTGAAGAACTTGAGGTAATTTTGTTCACTAGAGAAACAAGGAGTGAGCTTAAATGGAAGTGGGAATGTGGAGGTTCCCCCAACATTTGTGCTTTAAAGTCCACCCCTTGTCATCTTTCAATGAGTCTTCCCTATACAATCAAGGTGGGGCTTATTGTGAAATGAATGAGCAAGAGC
Coding sequences within:
- the LOC126728952 gene encoding L-type lectin-domain containing receptor kinase SIT2-like isoform X1; the protein is MGLFQLFPMATILVSLHFQIIFYVSNIPLAFAQNENQFIYNGFLQAKLHLDGSAKITSNGLLLLTNTVNNSYPQVGHAFFQFPLKFNTTSSGLSPSLSFSTNFVFAIVPQVPNVGGHGMAFTISPSSNFTNVAGNQYLGLFNSSNEGLTSNHILAIELDTALNPEFGDIDRNHVGIDVNSLNSTDSASAMYFSNKEGKNISLELTSGNPTQLWIDYDEAEKLLSVTLAPNGIPKPNQPLMSKSIDLSQYLLESMYVGFSAATGTLIPSNHYVLGWSFNKSGQAQSLDVSKLPSLPRQRKAKEIPRLMIMVFLIAVMLLLITITGAAYIIRRRKYEEIREDWEREYGPHRFIYKNLYKATKGFSDNELLGAGGFGKVYRGILPSSNVQIAVKRVSHNSKQGMKEFVAEIISMGRLRHRNLVQLLGYCRRRGELLLVYDYMSNGSLDKFLYSNEKPNLSWFQRFRIIKGVASGLLYLHEEWEQVVLHRDVKASNVLLDAEWNGRLGDFGLARLYDHGTNPQTTHVVGTVGYLAPEIIRTRRATTCTDVFSFGAFMLEVACGRRPVGQQGLTEDIILVDWVFECWRRGAILDASDPRLEGNYVGEEMELVLKLGLLCSHSVPATRPSMRQVMQFLDGNANLPELPDGSTFFGTFKGNEEHDFLLLFPSSSGKGSAASLSTIDSIHINNC